The following are encoded together in the bacterium genome:
- a CDS encoding trehalose-6-phosphate synthase, with amino-acid sequence MLRRIVRAASRIDAGAVLLHGPCVSRLLVVSNRAPVELVREGGTLRAKRTVGGLATALDDALRSRPGTWIAWVGPVEDGLLPPARTELPYPVRAIHLKERELDNYYAGFANQVLWPLCHMFPTRCVFNPAFWTAYRHANDRFAQGVLAVAQRDDQVWVNDFHLCLVPGMLRSGPVPLRVGMFWHIPFPPPAVFGICQWRDALLQGLLGSDVIGLQTEDDVDNFLACVRQFLDLPVHGTVVRTPERTVRVVALGIGIDAYRFAAQVREPDVIAHADRLRSTLGAEVVMMGVDRLDYTKGIVERLLGFERFLERQPKWRRRVCLAQITVPSRFRVPQYREMKREIDETVGRIIGRFTFEGRSPLAYHYIGFDHEQLAAWYLAADVALVTPLRDGMNLVAKEYVACHEDREGILVLSEFAGAAKEMREALLVNPYEPEAIGRAIEEAVHMGASERRRRMRGLSRRVAQRDIRWWTTTFLALLEGRDVAL; translated from the coding sequence ATGTTGCGGAGGATCGTGCGGGCCGCAAGCCGTATTGACGCCGGCGCCGTGCTCCTGCACGGTCCGTGCGTGAGCCGGCTGCTGGTGGTGTCCAACCGTGCGCCGGTCGAGCTCGTGCGGGAAGGTGGGACGCTGCGCGCGAAGCGTACCGTCGGCGGTCTCGCCACGGCGCTCGACGACGCGCTCCGCAGCCGGCCCGGCACCTGGATCGCCTGGGTCGGCCCGGTCGAGGACGGCCTGCTGCCGCCCGCGCGCACCGAGCTGCCCTACCCCGTGCGCGCCATCCATCTGAAGGAGCGCGAGCTCGACAACTACTACGCCGGCTTCGCGAACCAGGTGCTGTGGCCGCTCTGCCACATGTTCCCCACGCGCTGCGTGTTCAACCCCGCCTTCTGGACCGCGTACCGCCACGCCAACGACCGCTTCGCGCAGGGCGTGCTCGCCGTCGCACAGCGCGACGACCAGGTGTGGGTGAACGACTTCCACCTCTGCCTCGTGCCGGGAATGCTGCGCAGCGGTCCGGTGCCCCTCCGCGTGGGGATGTTCTGGCACATCCCGTTCCCGCCGCCCGCGGTCTTCGGCATCTGCCAGTGGCGCGACGCGCTCCTCCAGGGGCTGCTCGGCTCCGACGTGATCGGGCTGCAGACCGAGGACGACGTCGACAACTTCCTCGCCTGCGTGCGCCAGTTCCTCGACCTGCCCGTACACGGCACCGTGGTGCGCACGCCGGAGCGCACGGTGCGCGTGGTGGCGCTCGGCATCGGCATCGACGCGTACCGCTTCGCCGCGCAGGTCCGCGAGCCCGACGTGATCGCGCACGCCGACCGCCTGCGCTCCACGCTCGGGGCCGAGGTGGTGATGATGGGCGTCGACCGCCTCGACTACACGAAGGGCATCGTCGAGCGCCTGCTCGGCTTCGAACGTTTCCTCGAGCGCCAGCCGAAGTGGCGCCGTCGGGTCTGCCTGGCGCAGATCACGGTGCCGTCGCGCTTTCGCGTCCCCCAGTATCGCGAGATGAAGCGCGAGATCGACGAGACCGTCGGCCGCATCATCGGGCGGTTCACCTTCGAGGGCCGCTCGCCGCTCGCCTACCACTACATCGGCTTCGACCACGAGCAGCTCGCGGCCTGGTACCTCGCAGCCGACGTCGCGCTGGTGACGCCGCTGCGCGACGGGATGAACCTGGTCGCGAAGGAGTACGTCGCCTGCCACGAGGATCGGGAGGGGATCCTGGTCCTGTCCGAGTTCGCCGGGGCGGCGAAGGAGATGCGCGAGGCCCTCCTGGTGAACCCCTACGAGCCCGAGGCCATCGGCCGCGCCATCGAAGAGGCGGTGCACATGGGGGCCAGCGAGCGACGCCGTCGCATGCGCGGGCTGTCGCGCCGGGTGGCGCAGCGCGACATCCGCTGGTGGACCACCACGTTCCTGGCCCTGCTCGAAGGCCGCGACGTCGCCCTGTAG
- the otsB gene encoding trehalose-phosphatase — protein sequence MAPLMPLVPGEVSAAREARGLVAVFDVDGVLAAIVERPELAQVAPAVLERLATLAQRADTLVGVVSGRPLPQVEELAGVAGAWLSGLHGAARRQPDGTVSHAWTMVAERHADVLEAALHVAIGAPPGVRFERKGPVVALHVRGADPAATAAVEEAVRAHCPAGWEVVPGRRVFELRPEGLPNKGDAVRWLAGQRPGAAVLYVGDDTTDEDAFATLGRGDFPVLVDPLAGAVERGGAVLATQARFTLPSQTSVQALLDALAA from the coding sequence ATGGCCCCACTGATGCCCCTCGTGCCCGGCGAGGTGAGCGCCGCGCGCGAGGCGCGCGGGCTCGTGGCCGTGTTCGACGTCGACGGGGTGCTCGCGGCGATCGTCGAGCGCCCCGAGCTGGCGCAGGTGGCGCCCGCGGTGCTCGAGCGCCTGGCGACGCTGGCGCAGCGGGCCGACACGCTCGTCGGCGTCGTCTCGGGACGGCCTCTGCCGCAGGTCGAGGAGCTCGCGGGGGTCGCCGGCGCCTGGCTGTCGGGGCTGCACGGCGCCGCGCGGCGGCAGCCCGACGGCACCGTGTCGCACGCGTGGACCATGGTCGCCGAGCGCCATGCCGACGTCCTCGAGGCGGCGCTGCACGTCGCGATCGGCGCCCCGCCGGGCGTGCGCTTCGAGCGCAAGGGCCCGGTCGTCGCGCTGCACGTGCGCGGCGCCGATCCCGCGGCGACGGCGGCCGTCGAGGAAGCCGTGCGGGCGCACTGTCCGGCGGGCTGGGAGGTCGTGCCGGGCCGGCGCGTCTTCGAGCTGCGTCCCGAGGGCCTGCCGAACAAGGGCGACGCCGTGCGCTGGCTCGCGGGACAGCGCCCCGGCGCCGCGGTGCTCTACGTCGGCGACGACACCACCGACGAGGACGCCTTCGCGACGCTCGGCCGCGGCGACTTCCCGGTGCTCGTCGATCCGCTCGCCGGCGCCGTCGAGCGCGGCGGCGCCGTGCTCGCGACGCAGGCGCGCTTCACGCTGCCGTCGCAGACGTCGGTGCAGGCGCTGCTCGACGCGCTGGCGGCGTGA
- a CDS encoding hydantoinase B/oxoprolinase family protein produces the protein MTSEIVLGAFETICYEMATHVSLTATTPILNQSNERNATILDAAGQLAALSVGIPQFMLSSTLPVRFAVEFFGADGLREGDVVVANDPYHGGGHLPDYNVFAPVFHDGRCVLIASIQCHHADTGGGAPGGYNVNAPDIWAEGVRFPAVKIWDAGVKRDDVEYMMAVNNRTPTFLGDLRAQVGAAQLGVRRLQEVLARFGTEAVQAAVRDVIAYAKRRFQAEVARWPDGVYESDAYVDQDPHGKKDIHIHCKVTVDGPRLTIDFTGSDDRPDIQAYSTFGNTRGYVVAQLATMMDPTIPKNEGFFDSIDLVVPKGCCLNPPEGRSVAAGTHHPGTEVGEAIAKALERAVPERSCPQVYKMGMPTVIFGKHPATGQLFIDHSVDTFAAYCGAVKGQDGWGGMNVSFGNLIRATAEINEAIFPVRQLWRDYEADSGGAGEFRGNCGSLYRKQVLVPATIYTYVVGREYPMPGIAGGKNGAPNKLDVRVGGAHRHEVGDTAGYIQHDAGECYEYHYGGGGGWGDPLARPAEKVLDDVLDEYVSVEGARRDYGVVLTGDLWELTLAIDREATDRLRAAMREARRG, from the coding sequence GTGACGAGCGAGATCGTCCTCGGGGCGTTCGAGACGATCTGCTACGAGATGGCGACGCACGTGAGCCTCACGGCCACGACGCCGATCCTGAACCAGTCGAACGAGCGCAACGCGACCATCCTCGACGCCGCCGGGCAGCTCGCGGCGCTGTCGGTCGGCATCCCGCAGTTCATGCTGTCGTCGACGCTGCCGGTGCGCTTCGCCGTCGAGTTCTTCGGCGCGGACGGGCTGCGCGAGGGCGACGTCGTCGTCGCCAACGACCCGTACCACGGCGGCGGCCACCTGCCGGACTACAACGTCTTCGCGCCCGTCTTCCACGACGGCCGGTGCGTGCTGATCGCGTCGATCCAGTGCCACCACGCCGACACCGGCGGCGGCGCGCCCGGCGGCTACAACGTCAACGCGCCCGACATCTGGGCCGAGGGCGTGCGCTTCCCCGCGGTGAAGATCTGGGACGCCGGCGTGAAGCGCGACGACGTCGAGTACATGATGGCGGTGAACAACCGCACGCCGACCTTTCTCGGCGACCTCCGCGCCCAGGTCGGCGCGGCGCAGCTCGGCGTCCGCCGCCTGCAGGAGGTGCTGGCGCGCTTCGGCACCGAGGCGGTGCAGGCCGCCGTGCGCGACGTCATCGCCTACGCCAAGCGCCGCTTCCAGGCCGAGGTCGCGCGCTGGCCGGACGGCGTCTACGAATCCGACGCCTACGTCGACCAGGATCCGCACGGCAAGAAGGACATCCACATCCACTGCAAGGTGACCGTCGACGGGCCGAGGCTCACCATCGACTTCACCGGCTCGGACGACCGCCCCGACATCCAGGCCTACTCGACCTTCGGCAACACGCGCGGCTACGTGGTCGCGCAGCTCGCGACGATGATGGATCCGACGATCCCGAAGAACGAGGGCTTCTTCGACTCCATCGACCTCGTCGTGCCGAAGGGCTGCTGCCTGAACCCGCCCGAGGGCCGCTCGGTCGCCGCGGGCACGCACCATCCCGGCACCGAGGTCGGCGAGGCGATCGCCAAGGCGCTCGAGCGCGCGGTGCCCGAGCGCAGCTGCCCGCAGGTCTACAAGATGGGCATGCCGACGGTGATCTTCGGCAAGCACCCGGCCACCGGGCAGCTCTTCATCGACCACTCCGTCGACACCTTCGCCGCGTACTGCGGTGCGGTGAAGGGCCAGGACGGCTGGGGCGGCATGAACGTCTCCTTCGGCAACCTGATCCGTGCCACCGCCGAGATCAACGAGGCGATCTTCCCGGTGCGCCAGCTCTGGCGCGACTACGAGGCCGACTCGGGCGGCGCCGGCGAGTTCCGCGGCAACTGCGGCAGCCTCTACCGCAAGCAGGTGCTCGTCCCGGCCACCATCTACACCTACGTCGTCGGCCGCGAGTACCCGATGCCCGGCATCGCGGGCGGCAAGAACGGGGCGCCGAACAAGCTCGACGTGCGCGTCGGCGGTGCACATCGGCACGAGGTCGGCGACACCGCGGGCTACATCCAGCACGACGCCGGCGAGTGCTACGAGTACCACTACGGCGGCGGCGGCGGCTGGGGCGACCCGCTCGCGCGGCCGGCGGAGAAGGTGCTGGACGACGTGCTCGACGAGTACGTCTCCGTCGAGGGCGCACGCCGCGACTACGGCGTCGTGCTGACCGGCGACCTGTGGGAGCTCACGCTGGCGATCGACCGCGAGGCGACGGACCGCCTGCGCGCGGCGATGCGGGAGGCACGCCGTGGCTGA
- a CDS encoding RidA family protein: MGYSRAVRAGNTIAVTGTVGIEADGTFAPSLGAQTRRALDIIAAALEALGGRLEHVVRTRLYVTDIARWQEVAEVHGAVFRDVRPATTLVQVAKLIDDAALIEIEADAIVP; encoded by the coding sequence ATGGGCTACTCGCGCGCCGTCCGCGCCGGCAACACGATCGCCGTCACGGGCACCGTCGGCATCGAGGCCGACGGCACCTTCGCGCCCTCGCTCGGCGCGCAGACGCGGCGCGCGCTCGACATCATCGCCGCGGCGCTGGAGGCGCTCGGCGGGCGACTCGAGCACGTCGTGCGCACGCGGCTCTACGTGACCGACATCGCGCGCTGGCAGGAGGTCGCCGAGGTGCATGGGGCGGTGTTCCGCGACGTCCGCCCGGCGACGACCCTCGTCCAGGTCGCGAAGCTCATCGACGACGCGGCGCTCATCGAGATCGAGGCCGACGCGATCGTCCCGTGA
- a CDS encoding GNAT family N-acetyltransferase encodes MTPAIRRATLDEILALRHVELRPGLPLATARFDGDDAPDTWHLGAFEDAAAVACASFMRQAWEGAGAYQLRGMATRADRRRRGLGAALLRFAEATIPPATGVHVLWCNARVAAIDFYRRCGWTVESEVFDVPTVGPHRRMRRALPPPVGC; translated from the coding sequence GTGACGCCGGCGATCCGGCGCGCGACGCTGGACGAGATCCTGGCCCTGCGCCACGTCGAGCTGCGGCCCGGGCTGCCGCTCGCGACGGCCCGCTTCGACGGCGACGACGCGCCCGACACCTGGCACCTGGGGGCGTTCGAGGACGCGGCCGCCGTCGCCTGCGCCTCGTTCATGCGCCAGGCGTGGGAGGGCGCCGGCGCCTACCAGCTGCGCGGCATGGCGACGCGCGCCGACCGCCGGCGCCGCGGGCTCGGCGCGGCGCTGCTGCGCTTCGCGGAGGCGACGATCCCGCCCGCCACCGGCGTGCACGTGCTCTGGTGCAACGCCCGCGTCGCCGCGATCGACTTCTACCGCCGCTGCGGCTGGACGGTCGAATCCGAGGTGTTCGACGTGCCCACCGTGGGTCCGCATCGCCGCATGCGGCGCGCGTTGCCGCCGCCCGTGGGCTGCTAG
- a CDS encoding alpha/beta fold hydrolase, which yields MPTAAICSLADARAAVPAAELVQTRTWRLRVRVTGAGPDLVLIHGVTDNGSSWDEVVPALAAEARVHAIDLPGHGLSDIPSRPLRVEEMAAAVGDYLDAAGVGPCVVAGNSLGGGVALMLAAREPERVRAAVSICSLGLPFPMPAGLGMLRLPGVASLMPAVSFRRRLRRTIMRDTFHRGFVPSEAAMERYWEGWRVLGRPPYVRDLLRALDRAEPAPVLAGLRMPVHVVHGDEDRVIPVRVGREIAAAIPGARLTVLPRIGHEPQLEAPAATIAVLRDALAALR from the coding sequence ATGCCCACCGCCGCGATCTGCTCGCTCGCCGACGCCCGCGCCGCCGTGCCCGCCGCGGAGCTGGTGCAGACGCGCACCTGGCGCCTGCGCGTGCGCGTCACGGGCGCCGGGCCCGACCTCGTGCTGATCCACGGCGTCACCGACAACGGCTCGAGCTGGGACGAGGTCGTGCCGGCGCTGGCGGCCGAGGCGCGCGTGCACGCGATCGACCTGCCGGGGCACGGTCTCTCCGACATCCCGTCGCGGCCGCTGCGGGTCGAGGAGATGGCGGCGGCGGTCGGCGACTACCTCGACGCCGCCGGCGTCGGGCCGTGCGTCGTCGCCGGCAACTCGCTCGGCGGCGGGGTCGCGCTGATGCTCGCCGCGCGCGAGCCGGAGCGCGTGCGCGCCGCGGTGTCGATCTGCTCGCTCGGCCTGCCGTTCCCGATGCCGGCGGGCCTCGGCATGCTGCGCCTCCCCGGCGTCGCGTCGCTCATGCCCGCCGTCTCGTTCCGCCGCCGCCTGCGGCGCACGATCATGCGCGACACGTTCCACCGCGGCTTCGTGCCCTCGGAGGCCGCCATGGAGCGCTACTGGGAGGGCTGGCGCGTGCTCGGCCGCCCGCCCTACGTCCGGGATCTGCTGCGCGCGCTCGATCGCGCCGAGCCGGCGCCGGTGCTCGCGGGGCTGCGCATGCCGGTGCACGTCGTGCACGGCGACGAGGACCGCGTCATCCCGGTGCGCGTCGGCCGCGAGATCGCCGCCGCGATCCCCGGCGCACGCCTCACCGTGCTGCCGCGCATCGGCCACGAGCCGCAGCTGGAGGCGCCCGCGGCCACGATCGCCGTGCTGCGCGACGCGCTGGCCGCGCTGCGCTGA
- a CDS encoding secondary thiamine-phosphate synthase enzyme YjbQ has translation MRAHTDYLWFTTSRRKEIVNITDRVADVVAASGVRDGFCLVSAMHITAAIWVNDEESGLKHDVMEWLEKLAPVGDYRHHQTGEDNADAHLKRTIIHHQTILPITEGVLDLGPWEQVFYMEFDGRRKKRVVVKVLGI, from the coding sequence ATGCGCGCCCACACCGACTACCTCTGGTTCACGACCTCCCGCCGCAAGGAGATCGTCAACATCACCGACCGCGTCGCCGACGTGGTGGCGGCGTCGGGCGTGCGCGACGGCTTCTGCCTGGTGTCGGCGATGCACATCACCGCCGCGATCTGGGTGAACGACGAGGAGTCGGGCCTGAAGCACGACGTCATGGAGTGGCTCGAGAAGCTGGCGCCGGTCGGCGACTACCGCCACCACCAGACGGGCGAGGACAACGCCGACGCCCATCTGAAGCGCACCATCATCCACCACCAGACGATCCTGCCGATCACCGAGGGCGTACTCGATCTCGGCCCCTGGGAGCAGGTCTTCTACATGGAGTTCGACGGGCGGCGGAAAAAGCGCGTGGTGGTGAAGGTGCTCGGCATATGA
- a CDS encoding acyl-CoA dehydrogenase family protein, producing MDFEHSPRAQDYIARVERFVTERVVPNEATYVGQLARSDDWRQWRIPPIVEELKAEAKAAGLWNLFLPESSFGAGLDNRDYAPIAEITGRSFLAPEVFNCAAPDTGNAEVLLRYGSPEQRERWLRPLLDGTIRSAFAMTEPEVASSDATNMQATCTVEGDHVVLHGRKWWTSGAGDPRCKFLIFMGVTDPSAERHQRHSMVLCPLDAPGVVIERMVPVFGQLDEPHGHAEMRFENVRLPKDAFIAGPGRGFEIAQGRLGPGRIHHCMRAIGAAERARERLCRRALSRVAFGKLLVNLGGNRDIIANCRMAIDQARLLTLKAAWALDRHGVFAALTDISAIKVVAPNVLQMVADAAVQIHGGQGMADPELNLLMVMGRALRIADGPDEVHRGMVARLELRKYA from the coding sequence ATGGACTTCGAGCATTCCCCCCGCGCCCAGGACTACATCGCCCGCGTCGAGCGCTTCGTCACCGAGCGCGTCGTGCCGAACGAGGCGACCTACGTCGGCCAGCTCGCCCGCAGCGACGACTGGCGCCAGTGGCGCATCCCGCCGATCGTCGAGGAGCTGAAGGCCGAGGCGAAGGCCGCCGGGCTGTGGAACCTCTTCCTGCCCGAGTCTTCGTTCGGCGCGGGGCTCGACAACCGCGACTACGCGCCGATCGCCGAGATCACCGGCCGCAGCTTCCTCGCGCCCGAGGTCTTCAACTGCGCCGCACCCGACACCGGCAACGCCGAGGTCCTCTTGCGCTACGGCTCGCCCGAGCAGCGGGAGCGCTGGCTCCGCCCCCTGCTCGACGGCACCATCCGCTCCGCCTTCGCGATGACCGAGCCCGAGGTCGCGTCGAGCGACGCGACCAACATGCAGGCGACCTGTACGGTCGAGGGCGACCACGTCGTCCTCCACGGCCGCAAGTGGTGGACCAGCGGTGCCGGCGATCCGCGCTGCAAGTTCCTCATCTTCATGGGCGTCACCGACCCGAGCGCCGAGCGCCACCAGCGCCACTCGATGGTGCTGTGCCCGCTCGACGCGCCCGGCGTGGTGATCGAGCGCATGGTCCCCGTGTTCGGCCAGCTCGACGAGCCGCACGGCCACGCCGAGATGCGCTTCGAGAACGTGCGCCTGCCGAAGGACGCCTTCATCGCCGGCCCCGGCCGCGGCTTCGAGATCGCGCAGGGACGTCTCGGGCCGGGCCGGATCCACCACTGCATGCGCGCCATCGGCGCGGCGGAGCGTGCGCGCGAGCGCCTCTGCCGGCGTGCGCTGTCGCGCGTCGCGTTCGGCAAGCTGCTCGTGAACCTCGGCGGCAACCGCGACATCATCGCCAACTGCCGCATGGCGATCGACCAGGCGCGCCTGCTCACCCTGAAGGCCGCCTGGGCGCTCGACCGCCACGGCGTCTTCGCGGCGCTCACCGACATCTCGGCGATCAAGGTCGTGGCGCCGAACGTGCTGCAGATGGTCGCCGACGCCGCGGTGCAGATCCACGGCGGGCAGGGCATGGCCGACCCCGAGCTGAACCTCCTCATGGTGATGGGGCGCGCGCTGCGCATCGCCGACGGCCCCGACGAGGTGCATCGCGGCATGGTGGCGCGCCTCGAGCTGCGCAAATACGCCTGA
- a CDS encoding inositol monophosphatase — protein MRVPLEPLRDLAVRLATEAAAVHRAGLGRVLHVETKASPTDHVSEVDREAERVVVAGIAAARPDDGILGEEGTARPGTTGVRWIIDPLDGTTNYLYGFPAFSVSIGVEVDGQLAVGVVHDSARDRCYAGVRGGLATCDGRPIRVRRCADLGMALVGTGFQYRPAVRARQAATVAAVLPAVRDVRRGGSAALDLCWVAAGHLDAFYEAALAEWDVAAGMVIAAAAGAEVVRLEVADGPSPLVVAAHPDLMPALTALLRRTGAA, from the coding sequence ATGCGCGTTCCGCTCGAGCCGCTGCGCGATCTCGCCGTCCGCCTCGCCACCGAGGCGGCGGCGGTGCATCGCGCCGGCCTGGGGCGCGTGCTCCATGTCGAGACCAAGGCCTCGCCGACCGACCACGTGAGCGAGGTCGATCGCGAGGCCGAGCGCGTCGTCGTCGCCGGCATCGCCGCCGCGCGGCCGGACGACGGCATCCTCGGCGAGGAGGGCACGGCGCGCCCCGGCACGACGGGCGTGCGCTGGATCATCGACCCGCTCGACGGCACCACCAACTACCTCTACGGCTTCCCGGCCTTCTCGGTCTCGATCGGCGTCGAGGTCGACGGCCAGCTCGCCGTCGGCGTCGTCCACGATTCGGCGCGCGACCGCTGCTACGCCGGCGTGCGCGGCGGTCTGGCGACGTGCGACGGCCGTCCCATCCGCGTGCGCCGCTGCGCCGACCTCGGCATGGCGCTCGTCGGCACGGGCTTCCAGTACCGGCCCGCCGTCCGCGCGCGCCAGGCGGCGACCGTCGCCGCGGTGCTGCCGGCGGTGCGCGACGTGCGCCGCGGCGGCTCGGCGGCCCTCGACCTGTGCTGGGTCGCCGCGGGCCACCTCGACGCGTTCTACGAGGCCGCGCTCGCCGAGTGGGACGTCGCCGCCGGCATGGTGATCGCCGCGGCGGCCGGCGCGGAGGTGGTGCGCCTCGAGGTCGCGGACGGGCCGTCGCCGCTCGTGGTTGCGGCCCATCCGGACCTCATGCCGGCGCTGACGGCGCTCCTGCGCCGCACCGGCGCGGCGTGA
- a CDS encoding DUF2834 domain-containing protein — MTLKLLGIGLVLADFLALTGYAVYHHGYLAFFDFQAMNAIQLQIFVDLAIALGFVTVWMWNDSRARGIAVMPYLVATLLLGSIGPLLYLLRREARATVPATVAPRVARA, encoded by the coding sequence ATGACGCTCAAGCTGCTCGGCATCGGTCTCGTGCTCGCCGACTTCCTCGCCCTGACCGGCTATGCCGTGTACCACCACGGCTATCTCGCCTTCTTCGACTTCCAGGCGATGAACGCGATCCAGCTGCAGATCTTCGTCGACCTGGCGATCGCGCTCGGCTTCGTCACCGTCTGGATGTGGAACGACTCCCGGGCGCGCGGCATCGCGGTGATGCCCTACCTCGTCGCCACGCTGCTTCTCGGCAGCATCGGCCCGCTGCTCTACCTGCTGCGACGCGAGGCGCGGGCGACCGTGCCGGCGACCGTCGCGCCGCGCGTGGCCCGCGCCTAG